One genomic region from Sander lucioperca isolate FBNREF2018 chromosome 3, SLUC_FBN_1.2, whole genome shotgun sequence encodes:
- the LOC118494765 gene encoding major intrinsically disordered Notch2-binding receptor 1-like, producing the protein MTFLFSNPLSLNFQAEQESQYGLPQAHRPPKPPKESYLREFIFSPHPFTPSNKAHVKGSPLYTDLSDGKRGQPSWTIKEYKRNSEEKGKQLTALDLQTQESLNPNNLEYWMEDIYTPGFDSLLKRKEAEFRRAKVCKIGALIAAATCTVILVIVVPICTMKT; encoded by the exons ATGACCTTTCTTTTCtctaatcctctctctctcaatttccAGGCAGAACAAGAGAGTCAATATGGGCTACCCCAAGCCCACCGCCCCCCTAAACCACCGAAGGAGTCCTACTTGAGGGAATTCATTTTCTCACCACACCCCTTCACTCCCTCCAATAAAGCCCATGTGAAAGGCAGCCCCCTGTACACCGACCTGTCAGATGGCAAGCGCGGCCAACCATCCTGGACCATCAAGGAGTATAAACGCAACTCAGAAGAGAAGGGAAAGCAGCTCACAGCCCTGGACCTGCAG ACACAGGAGTCCCTAAACCCCAATAACCTGGAGTACTGGATGGAGGATATCTACACACCAGGCTTTGACTCACTGCTCAAGAGGAAAGAGGCAGAGTTCAGGAGGGCGAAGGTGTGTAAGATTGGCGCGCTGATTGCAGCAGCTACCTGCACTGTGATCCTGGTCATCGTTGTTCCGATTTGCACCATGAAAACATGA